A window from Anaerobaca lacustris encodes these proteins:
- a CDS encoding RraA family protein produces the protein MAQRNPPAKTTLTLTLTTALLLWAWAALTPDGEKLGAQPTARSGVEELRRGRNFIETKVYSEQEDQETLGLFEDLRVADVSDGMDKVGLANVGLMSPEIRPAWTDVQQYKHRFIGIAVTARYVPTNQPPAPPMETDVFNRWVGSTYNEVTPEPFVPLIRTGTALVFDDALDSDVGSIGSNNIMGWQLRGCVGVVTNATARDLDEIATQQNPLYLRRPGRGIRPGRNEIESVNRPIVCGGVLVRPGDVIVADGDGVICVPREKAREVAEYARATMEGDKAGRRNLYQKLRLPEDASVR, from the coding sequence ATGGCCCAGAGGAACCCGCCGGCAAAGACGACTCTCACGTTGACCCTCACCACCGCTCTGCTACTGTGGGCATGGGCCGCACTGACGCCCGATGGGGAGAAGCTCGGGGCCCAGCCCACCGCCCGTTCCGGCGTCGAGGAGTTGCGAAGGGGAAGGAACTTTATCGAGACGAAGGTCTACAGCGAACAGGAAGATCAGGAGACTCTCGGTCTGTTCGAGGACCTCCGCGTGGCCGACGTCTCCGACGGGATGGACAAGGTCGGACTGGCCAACGTGGGCCTGATGTCGCCGGAGATCCGCCCCGCGTGGACGGATGTCCAGCAGTACAAGCACCGCTTCATCGGAATTGCCGTGACGGCGCGGTACGTTCCGACGAACCAGCCCCCCGCCCCGCCGATGGAAACCGACGTCTTCAACAGGTGGGTCGGCAGTACGTACAACGAAGTAACACCCGAGCCGTTCGTGCCGCTGATTCGCACGGGCACGGCATTGGTCTTCGACGACGCCCTGGACTCCGACGTCGGCTCGATCGGCTCGAACAACATCATGGGCTGGCAGCTTCGAGGCTGCGTCGGCGTGGTCACCAACGCAACGGCGCGCGATCTGGACGAGATCGCCACGCAGCAGAATCCGCTCTACCTCCGCAGGCCCGGACGGGGCATTCGGCCGGGACGTAACGAGATCGAATCGGTCAATCGGCCGATCGTCTGCGGCGGCGTGCTGGTGCGGCCCGGCGACGTCATCGTTGCCGACGGCGACGGCGTGATCTGCGTGCCGCGCGAAAAGGCCAGAGAGGTCGCCGAATACGCCCGCGCCACCATGGAAGGCGACAAAGCCGGCCGACGCAATCTCTACCAGAAGCTCCGCCTGCCCGAAGACGCCTCCGTCCGCTGA